The Enterococcus sp. 7F3_DIV0205 genome has a window encoding:
- a CDS encoding DsbA family oxidoreductase, translating into MITIEFFHDVICSFCFPMSYRMRQIQKEMPELNIIHRSFALARDEEDHERMFGSRENAKNEILSHWVHANQNDDLHRFNIEGMRAADFLFPTSMNGLLAAKAAGVVGGEASYWDMFDALQTGLFVYSQNIDDIAVIESIVKNSSIDFEKWQQAFINPETLALVEDDFRLANAYQLSGVPALIVNGKYLINGAQPMDQIIQAIETIKEKETPIIEVIENGESENGSCTMEDGKWVCKD; encoded by the coding sequence ATGATTACAATTGAGTTTTTTCACGACGTTATCTGTAGTTTCTGTTTTCCAATGTCGTATAGAATGAGACAAATTCAAAAAGAGATGCCTGAATTAAACATCATCCATCGCTCTTTTGCTTTAGCTAGAGATGAGGAAGATCATGAGCGGATGTTTGGTTCTAGAGAAAATGCTAAAAATGAAATCCTATCCCACTGGGTTCATGCTAATCAAAATGATGACCTTCATCGGTTTAACATTGAAGGAATGAGAGCAGCTGACTTTCTTTTTCCAACTTCGATGAATGGTTTACTCGCTGCAAAAGCGGCAGGAGTTGTAGGCGGAGAAGCTAGTTATTGGGACATGTTTGATGCATTACAAACAGGATTATTCGTCTATAGTCAAAATATTGATGACATTGCCGTGATTGAATCAATCGTCAAAAACAGTTCCATTGATTTTGAAAAATGGCAGCAAGCTTTTATTAATCCAGAAACGTTAGCCTTAGTTGAAGATGATTTTCGTTTAGCAAATGCCTATCAACTTAGTGGTGTTCCAGCGTTGATCGTTAATGGAAAATATCTGATCAACGGCGCCCAGCCAATGGATCAAATCATCCAAGCAATTGAGACAATCAAAGAAAAAGAGACACCGATTATTGAAGTGATCGAAAATGGTGAATCGGAAAATGGTTCTTGTACTATGGAAGATGGAAAATGGGTTTGTAAAGATTAG
- a CDS encoding helix-turn-helix transcriptional regulator yields the protein MNVHNKIKEIRESKKITQIQMATDLGVSRQTMNAIEKTKYNPSLELSLKIAKYFNMHVEEIFQLEEEE from the coding sequence ATGAACGTTCATAATAAGATCAAAGAAATACGTGAAAGTAAGAAAATAACCCAAATTCAGATGGCCACTGATTTAGGCGTTTCTAGACAAACCATGAATGCTATTGAAAAAACAAAGTATAATCCAAGCTTGGAGCTATCTTTAAAAATAGCGAAATATTTTAATATGCATGTTGAAGAAATTTTTCAGCTAGAGGAGGAAGAATAA
- a CDS encoding DUF1033 family protein: MYQVVTMYGDNEPWWFFEDWQEDIEENRTFDSLEDAERYYIKQWQELSSTYEYINTKVNYLAAFWNNGDERWCEECDEDLQQYKGLALLKDLQAVTFESGDDFHERHNDCAKPKCCKSSLV, from the coding sequence ATGTACCAAGTGGTTACCATGTACGGCGATAATGAGCCTTGGTGGTTTTTTGAGGACTGGCAAGAAGATATCGAAGAAAATAGAACATTTGACTCTTTAGAAGATGCGGAACGTTACTACATAAAACAATGGCAAGAACTTTCTTCAACATATGAGTACATAAATACAAAAGTGAATTACTTAGCAGCGTTTTGGAACAATGGTGACGAACGCTGGTGTGAAGAATGCGATGAAGATCTGCAACAATATAAAGGATTAGCTTTGTTAAAAGATCTGCAGGCTGTGACATTCGAAAGTGGCGATGATTTTCATGAACGCCATAATGATTGTGCGAAACCGAAATGTTGTAAATCGAGCTTAGTTTAA
- the mnmA gene encoding tRNA 2-thiouridine(34) synthase MnmA, protein MTDNSKTRVVVGMSGGVDSSVTALLLKEQGYDVVGIFMKNWDDTDENGVCTATEDYKDVAKVADQIGIPYYSVNFEKEYWDRVFEYFLKEYRLGRTPNPDVMCNKEIKFKAFLEYAMQLGADYVATGHYAQVERKEDGTVRMLRGVDNNKDQTYFLSQLSQAQLAKTMFPLGGMEKSEVRAIAERADLATAKKKDSTGICFIGEKNFKQFLSTYLPANKGNMVTLDGEIKGQHDGLMYYTIGQRQGLGIGGGKGSQEPWFVVGKDLATNTLYVGQGFHHEQLYATHLDASEIHFTVDTEMPREFECTAKFRYRQDDIPVKVVLTGDGTTAKVIFSEPVRAITPGQAVVFYDGMECLGGGLIDQAYQEEKVLQYI, encoded by the coding sequence ATGACAGATAACAGCAAAACTCGTGTTGTTGTAGGCATGAGCGGAGGTGTAGATTCTTCTGTTACAGCACTGCTTTTAAAAGAGCAAGGCTATGATGTCGTGGGTATCTTTATGAAAAATTGGGATGACACGGATGAAAATGGTGTGTGTACAGCCACCGAAGATTACAAGGATGTAGCGAAAGTTGCCGACCAAATCGGTATTCCTTACTACTCTGTAAACTTTGAAAAGGAATATTGGGATCGCGTATTTGAATATTTTCTTAAAGAATATCGCTTGGGACGGACGCCAAATCCTGATGTGATGTGTAATAAAGAAATTAAATTCAAAGCTTTTTTAGAGTATGCGATGCAACTAGGGGCAGATTATGTAGCAACTGGACATTATGCCCAAGTAGAACGAAAAGAAGACGGCACCGTACGTATGTTACGTGGTGTGGATAATAATAAAGATCAAACATATTTCTTGAGTCAATTGTCTCAAGCGCAATTAGCTAAAACGATGTTTCCTTTAGGAGGCATGGAAAAATCAGAAGTTCGAGCAATCGCAGAACGTGCTGATTTAGCAACTGCAAAGAAAAAAGATTCAACAGGTATTTGTTTTATCGGAGAAAAGAACTTCAAACAATTTTTAAGTACCTATTTACCTGCTAACAAAGGGAATATGGTTACTTTAGATGGAGAAATCAAAGGGCAACATGATGGTTTGATGTATTATACGATCGGACAACGCCAAGGCTTAGGAATTGGCGGCGGCAAAGGCTCACAAGAACCTTGGTTTGTAGTGGGAAAAGATCTAGCAACGAACACATTATATGTTGGACAAGGGTTTCATCATGAACAATTATACGCAACGCATTTAGATGCAAGTGAAATTCATTTCACAGTGGATACAGAAATGCCAAGAGAATTTGAATGTACAGCGAAATTCCGTTATCGTCAAGATGATATTCCAGTTAAAGTTGTGTTAACGGGTGATGGAACAACAGCTAAAGTTATTTTTTCAGAACCAGTTCGAGCAATCACTCCTGGACAAGCAGTCGTATTTTATGATGGGATGGAATGTCTTGGTGGCGGTTTGATCGATCAAGCGTATCAAGAAGAAAAAGTGTTGCAATATATTTAA
- a CDS encoding DUF1831 domain-containing protein → MAFKEKATVEGCTVFYKVNEQAKKYTLKDNGFTETNSGNFQLIRPLDATPQSKEGFKLKITIAEDLKTLKMSVTTANGLKSMNIFKSESHAMSQEKFYFLMDGMISRGVFEKA, encoded by the coding sequence ATGGCATTTAAAGAAAAAGCAACAGTAGAAGGTTGTACGGTATTTTATAAAGTAAATGAACAAGCAAAAAAATACACGTTAAAAGATAATGGCTTCACTGAAACGAATTCAGGGAATTTTCAGTTGATTCGTCCATTGGATGCAACACCCCAAAGTAAAGAAGGCTTTAAATTAAAAATCACGATCGCAGAAGATTTAAAAACATTGAAAATGTCTGTGACAACAGCTAATGGTTTAAAATCAATGAATATCTTCAAAAGTGAATCTCATGCAATGAGTCAAGAGAAGTTTTATTTCTTGATGGATGGTATGATCAGTCGCGGGGTTTTTGAGAAAGCATAA
- a CDS encoding cysteine desulfurase family protein, with product METIYLDHAATTPAHTAVIEIMASEMANTFGNPSSIHTFGRQAHRKLEDIRQVIAASLEVKPHEIIFNSGGTEGDNTAIIETAFSRKEQGMHLITTAIEHPAVLETMKYLEELGFEVTYLPVDIDGNLSIADFEAALRDDTILVSVMYGNNEIGNLMPIKEIGELLKEHPAIFHTDAVQAYGSERILPHELGIDLLSISAHKINGPKGVGFLFKNDAISLPSFLHGGEQEEKRRAGTENLAGIAGMGKAVELLTEAEKEIRHEKYIKFERIILTELDKAQLDYRINGNPENKLAHILNVQFKGVPSDLLLMHLDLQGVAISTGSACTAGTVDPSHVLQAMYGENDPAIKESVRISFGLGNDEAQIQRLTAILVDIIQKIK from the coding sequence GTGGAAACCATTTATTTAGATCATGCAGCAACAACACCTGCGCATACAGCAGTTATTGAGATAATGGCCAGTGAAATGGCCAATACCTTTGGCAATCCGTCTAGTATCCATACATTTGGCAGACAAGCCCATCGTAAGTTAGAAGACATCCGTCAAGTGATTGCGGCAAGCCTTGAAGTAAAGCCACACGAGATTATCTTTAATAGTGGTGGAACAGAAGGGGACAACACGGCAATCATTGAGACGGCATTTTCTAGAAAAGAGCAGGGAATGCATCTGATTACAACAGCGATCGAGCATCCTGCTGTTTTAGAAACAATGAAGTATCTGGAAGAGTTGGGGTTTGAAGTGACCTATCTACCTGTTGACATAGATGGAAATCTGTCCATCGCAGATTTTGAAGCTGCTTTGCGGGATGATACAATTTTGGTTTCCGTGATGTATGGCAATAATGAAATTGGTAATTTAATGCCGATCAAAGAAATCGGGGAATTATTAAAAGAACATCCAGCAATTTTTCATACAGATGCTGTACAAGCATATGGCTCTGAACGGATTTTACCACATGAATTAGGGATTGATTTATTGAGTATTTCTGCTCATAAAATCAATGGACCAAAAGGTGTAGGCTTCTTATTTAAAAATGATGCCATTTCTTTACCGTCATTTTTACACGGTGGAGAACAAGAAGAAAAACGCCGAGCAGGGACGGAAAATTTAGCTGGTATTGCTGGAATGGGCAAAGCAGTCGAACTTTTGACAGAGGCTGAAAAAGAAATACGGCATGAAAAATATATCAAATTTGAACGAATTATTTTAACTGAACTGGATAAAGCTCAGCTTGATTATCGGATCAACGGTAATCCTGAAAATAAGTTGGCTCATATTTTAAATGTACAATTTAAAGGCGTGCCAAGTGATTTATTGTTGATGCACTTAGATTTACAAGGTGTGGCGATATCAACAGGTTCAGCTTGTACTGCAGGCACAGTCGATCCTTCTCATGTTCTACAAGCGATGTATGGCGAAAATGATCCAGCCATCAAGGAATCTGTACGAATCAGTTTTGGATTAGGAAATGATGAAGCACAGATCCAACGATTAACAGCTATATTAGTCGACATAATTCAAAAAATTAAGTAG
- the rarD gene encoding EamA family transporter RarD gives MKEQKKGVLLGFIAYVFWGIIPIYWKLLPTVDPLDILCYRIVWSFLFMIVYILVTKRWSLFLAEVKMVIQDKKKLFAIICAAILISVNWFTFIYTVSQGHVTQASLGYYMNPLVNVLLATLILKEKLSRSGMIACGLALLGVLLLTIQTGEIPLAPLIMAVTFSFYGLIKKGVTVSSYTGLTIETFVILPVALVYLLFFSRQGFMHYELSTNLLLMGAGVVTAIPLLLFAQAAKQISYIILGFIQYVGPTLMLISALFLYHEPYSADQFIAFGFIWAGIAVFTYGNIYTYRKEKRFVK, from the coding sequence GTGAAAGAACAGAAAAAGGGAGTTTTATTAGGCTTTATTGCGTATGTATTTTGGGGGATCATTCCGATTTATTGGAAGTTATTGCCTACAGTCGATCCGTTGGATATATTATGTTATCGCATCGTTTGGTCTTTTCTATTTATGATCGTTTATATTTTAGTGACGAAGAGATGGTCGTTATTTTTAGCCGAGGTCAAAATGGTTATACAAGATAAGAAAAAATTATTTGCTATTATTTGTGCGGCTATTTTGATTTCAGTAAATTGGTTCACCTTTATTTATACAGTTAGTCAAGGGCACGTTACCCAAGCGAGTTTGGGCTATTATATGAATCCACTAGTGAACGTTTTATTGGCAACTCTGATTTTGAAAGAGAAATTAAGTCGTTCAGGGATGATTGCATGCGGATTAGCTTTGCTGGGGGTTCTTTTACTAACGATTCAAACAGGTGAAATTCCGTTAGCGCCACTTATCATGGCTGTGACATTTAGTTTTTATGGATTGATCAAAAAAGGAGTTACTGTGAGTTCGTATACAGGGTTGACGATTGAAACATTTGTCATTTTACCCGTGGCTTTGGTCTATCTACTATTCTTTTCACGACAAGGATTTATGCACTACGAACTATCTACTAATCTGCTGCTGATGGGTGCAGGAGTCGTTACGGCAATTCCTTTATTGCTTTTTGCACAAGCGGCAAAACAGATTTCTTATATTATTTTAGGCTTTATTCAGTATGTAGGACCAACCTTAATGCTGATATCTGCACTATTTTTATACCATGAGCCTTATTCAGCCGATCAATTTATCGCATTTGGTTTTATTTGGGCAGGGATAGCTGTTTTTACGTATGGCAATATTTATACGTATCGAAAAGAAAAACGTTTTGTAAAATAG
- a CDS encoding ribose-phosphate diphosphokinase — protein MTQKYQDKTLRIFSLNANRPLAEKIAEVVGTELGKSTVRQFSDGEIQINIEESIRGDHVFLVQSTNLPVNDNLMELLIMIDALKRASAKTINVVLPYYGYARQDRTAKPREPITAKLVANLLEEAGATRVLTLDLHTVQVQGFFDIPVDNLFTMPLFAHNYREQQLTGEDIVVVSPKNSGVQRARSLSEYLDATLAIVDQDEVDGVRSGYVIGEVKGKTCILVDDILNSGGTMATAAEILKENGAKRIYACASHGLLSKGAKETLDASPIEQICVTDSVFISEDRKPVALNIVSCAELMGEAVKRIHENTPMSPLFRLEEK, from the coding sequence ATGACCCAAAAATACCAGGATAAAACATTACGAATCTTTAGTTTGAATGCAAATCGCCCTTTAGCAGAGAAAATTGCTGAAGTCGTCGGGACTGAACTAGGAAAAAGCACGGTGCGTCAGTTTAGTGATGGAGAGATTCAAATCAATATTGAAGAGAGTATTCGTGGGGACCATGTTTTTCTTGTTCAATCAACCAATCTTCCTGTCAATGACAACTTAATGGAGTTGTTGATTATGATTGATGCGTTAAAACGAGCAAGTGCTAAAACAATCAATGTGGTATTACCTTATTATGGGTATGCTAGACAAGATCGGACTGCTAAACCAAGAGAACCGATCACAGCAAAATTAGTGGCTAATTTATTAGAAGAAGCCGGGGCAACGCGCGTACTGACGCTAGATCTACATACAGTTCAAGTCCAAGGATTTTTTGATATTCCAGTAGATAATCTGTTTACAATGCCATTATTTGCCCATAATTATCGTGAGCAGCAATTGACAGGGGAAGATATCGTTGTCGTTTCTCCTAAAAATAGCGGGGTACAGCGTGCGAGAAGCTTGTCTGAATACTTAGATGCGACATTAGCAATCGTGGATCAAGATGAAGTTGATGGTGTACGCTCAGGTTATGTTATTGGTGAGGTCAAAGGCAAGACATGTATTTTAGTAGACGATATTTTAAATTCCGGCGGTACGATGGCGACAGCTGCAGAGATTTTAAAAGAAAATGGAGCAAAACGTATCTATGCTTGTGCTTCTCATGGGTTACTATCTAAAGGAGCTAAAGAAACCTTAGATGCATCACCAATTGAACAGATTTGTGTGACTGATTCTGTCTTTATTTCTGAAGACCGCAAACCAGTTGCGTTGAATATTGTTTCTTGTGCTGAGCTGATGGGCGAAGCAGTAAAACGAATTCATGAAAATACACCAATGAGTCCGTTATTTCGTTTAGAAGAAAAATAA
- a CDS encoding serine hydrolase domain-containing protein: MHYKKHHKKRSPYTPILIILLLIILVGIELYLLFFQNRTTPASQTGSSESITETTQSSTSLTPDAQQAENFNKEVQPTSDFANEINQELEDKQFIGTALVIHNGQIILQKGFGYANFSENRPNTYESTFQIGSIQKAFTASLILQQVQAQKLSLDDTLDRFYPTIEGSEKITIRQLLSMTSGLYQKIKPTIMMSDDAFLQFSISNAAMGIYGKYKYEAVNYSILVGILEQLTGTSYRTLFTQTFNQGLKLSHTCFYNDFIKSSNRTYAYEKVDGKNFGSIIRDDTLTFDQEIGTGNVGMTVGDLYLFYSSLFEGKIVDQQIIDELWTPDTETKYMGGLYNFPNYIKGHGTEGGFESNAMVSKDLQNAVILLSNQYPKDNTHSELAKSIFNLLGPYQSK; encoded by the coding sequence ATGCACTACAAGAAACATCATAAAAAAAGAAGCCCTTATACGCCCATATTAATTATTTTGCTCTTAATCATTTTGGTAGGAATAGAACTTTATCTTTTATTTTTTCAAAATCGGACTACACCTGCTTCTCAAACTGGTTCAAGTGAGTCCATCACAGAGACAACGCAGTCTTCTACATCCCTTACACCAGATGCACAACAAGCAGAAAATTTTAATAAAGAAGTCCAACCCACTTCTGATTTTGCTAATGAAATAAATCAGGAATTGGAAGATAAACAATTTATCGGTACCGCTCTTGTTATTCACAATGGACAGATTATTTTGCAGAAAGGGTTTGGTTACGCGAATTTTTCGGAAAATCGTCCCAACACTTACGAATCTACATTTCAAATTGGGTCAATTCAAAAAGCCTTTACTGCTTCTCTTATTTTACAACAAGTACAAGCACAGAAGCTCTCATTAGATGATACTTTAGATCGTTTTTATCCAACTATTGAAGGTAGTGAAAAAATCACGATTCGCCAATTACTTTCGATGACTTCCGGCTTATATCAAAAAATCAAGCCGACGATCATGATGTCTGATGATGCCTTTCTTCAATTTTCGATTTCAAATGCAGCGATGGGCATCTATGGGAAATATAAATATGAGGCGGTCAACTATTCAATTTTAGTTGGTATTCTAGAACAATTGACTGGCACTTCTTACCGAACTTTATTTACTCAAACATTCAACCAAGGTCTTAAATTATCTCATACCTGCTTTTATAATGACTTCATCAAGTCAAGTAACCGAACCTATGCCTATGAGAAAGTTGATGGTAAAAATTTTGGTTCTATCATCCGTGATGATACCTTAACATTCGATCAAGAAATTGGTACGGGAAATGTTGGAATGACTGTTGGCGATCTTTATTTATTTTACTCTAGTTTATTTGAAGGGAAAATTGTTGACCAACAAATCATCGATGAACTTTGGACGCCTGACACTGAAACAAAATACATGGGTGGACTTTACAATTTCCCTAATTATATTAAAGGGCATGGTACAGAAGGTGGTTTTGAATCAAATGCAATGGTTTCAAAAGATCTTCAAAATGCCGTAATCTTATTATCCAATCAATACCCTAAAGATAACACACATTCAGAATTAGCAAAATCGATTTTCAATTTACTTGGACCTTATCAAAGTAAATGA
- a CDS encoding metal ABC transporter ATP-binding protein, which yields MSINNNILTIKHLTVSYQGQKALNDISLQIPAGKITGIIGPNGAGKSTFLKGMLGLLKTDSRTVLLGEQLLDTQKKRIAYVEQRSALDLSFPINVLEVVLLGTYPKLGLMKRPKKQEKEQALKALKTVQLEEFAKRQIGELSGGQLQRVFIARVLAQEADIIVLDEPFVGIDMTSEKVIMDILKQLKEAGKTIVIVHHDLHKVAHYFDEVIILKKKLIACGPVATTFTNKNIQLAYGETMGDIIIKGVADA from the coding sequence ATGTCTATAAATAATAATATTCTTACAATCAAACATTTAACAGTTAGTTATCAAGGGCAAAAGGCCTTAAACGATATTTCTTTACAAATTCCCGCTGGAAAAATCACAGGAATTATCGGGCCAAATGGTGCGGGAAAATCTACCTTTCTAAAAGGAATGCTTGGATTACTTAAAACAGATTCAAGAACAGTTTTATTAGGAGAACAACTTCTTGATACTCAAAAGAAACGAATCGCTTACGTGGAACAACGTAGCGCATTAGACCTGTCTTTTCCCATCAATGTTTTGGAGGTTGTTCTTCTAGGTACCTATCCAAAATTAGGATTGATGAAGCGCCCTAAAAAACAAGAAAAGGAACAAGCCTTAAAAGCACTTAAGACAGTGCAATTAGAAGAATTTGCTAAGCGCCAGATTGGTGAGTTATCTGGTGGGCAATTACAACGAGTATTTATTGCCAGAGTACTTGCTCAAGAAGCTGATATTATTGTATTAGATGAACCTTTTGTCGGCATTGACATGACGAGCGAAAAAGTCATCATGGATATTCTAAAACAATTAAAAGAAGCTGGAAAAACAATCGTGATCGTCCATCATGATCTTCACAAAGTCGCTCACTATTTTGACGAAGTTATCATCTTAAAGAAAAAACTAATTGCTTGTGGACCCGTTGCAACTACATTTACAAATAAAAATATCCAA